Proteins from a genomic interval of Lysobacter stagni:
- a CDS encoding sensor histidine kinase — translation MVENEAGISRRGVAILAAWTLVAMLLAGQAWFAAQVRGEPLAWARASVIWLVWAAVWAALTPIALRLEARFPLQRPRLLGALAVHGVASATCALLNLALFALAAPFVGATQVEPTWLGTFSRLLGTTLLLNLPVYWLIVAAAHVARLARTAREKDRRQLRLEAQLADARLQTLRTQLQPHFLFNALNTISVLMHENVDSADRVLLQLSALLRRSLDSTDAHEVTLGEEIGFLQSYLEIEQARFGGRLSYRILIPDQALEARVPNLILQPLVENALRHGLATRAGPGQVEIRADRQGDSLLLRVVDDGRGLPPATTERVGLANTRARLRLLYADKQRFDVRNSDDGGVIAEIELPWRTAP, via the coding sequence GTGGTGGAGAACGAGGCCGGAATCAGCCGCAGGGGCGTAGCCATTCTGGCGGCGTGGACGCTGGTCGCGATGCTCCTCGCCGGGCAGGCCTGGTTTGCCGCACAGGTGCGCGGCGAACCGTTGGCGTGGGCGCGTGCCAGTGTCATCTGGCTCGTCTGGGCCGCGGTCTGGGCTGCCCTCACGCCGATCGCGCTGCGACTGGAGGCACGGTTCCCGCTGCAGCGACCGCGCTTGCTTGGCGCGCTTGCAGTGCACGGCGTCGCTTCGGCGACCTGCGCCCTGCTCAACCTGGCGCTCTTCGCGCTGGCGGCGCCATTCGTCGGGGCGACCCAGGTCGAGCCCACCTGGCTCGGCACCTTCAGCCGACTGCTTGGCACGACGCTTCTGCTGAACCTCCCGGTGTACTGGCTGATCGTCGCCGCGGCACATGTGGCGCGACTCGCGCGGACCGCCCGGGAAAAGGATCGTCGGCAACTCCGCCTCGAAGCGCAGCTGGCCGATGCCCGCCTGCAGACATTGCGCACCCAGCTGCAGCCCCACTTCCTTTTCAACGCCCTCAACACGATCTCGGTGCTGATGCACGAGAACGTCGACTCGGCAGACCGGGTCCTCCTGCAGCTCAGCGCGTTGCTGCGCCGCTCGCTCGACAGCACCGACGCGCATGAGGTGACGCTCGGCGAGGAGATCGGCTTTCTCCAGAGCTATCTCGAGATCGAGCAGGCCCGCTTCGGCGGGCGTCTGAGCTACCGGATCCTCATCCCTGATCAGGCTCTCGAAGCGCGGGTCCCGAACCTGATCCTCCAACCCCTGGTCGAGAACGCGCTGCGCCATGGACTGGCCACGCGCGCCGGACCGGGGCAGGTGGAAATCAGGGCGGACCGGCAGGGCGACTCGCTCCTGCTGCGCGTTGTCGATGACGGCCGAGGGCTGCCACCGGCGACGACCGAACGCGTCGGCCTGGCAAACACCAGGGCGCGGTTGCGCCTGCTGTATGCGGACAAGCAACGCTTCGACGTGCGAAATTCCGATGACGGCGGCGTCATCGCCGAGATCGAGCTGCCTTGGCGCACCGCCCCATGA
- a CDS encoding nuclear transport factor 2 family protein, with protein sequence MKTIMSMMAAPLVAVAMSGGAVAGGHDDPPAVPPTESLQDTIAALDAAVFDAFNTCSDPAQLDRHAGYFASDVEFYHDTGGVTHSRTSMLQNTAKHVCGKFRRELVPGTLKVFPIKDYGAIEQGAHRFCHFDSGKCEGMADFVIVWHNQNGLWKITRVLSYGHRPND encoded by the coding sequence ATGAAGACGATCATGTCGATGATGGCCGCCCCACTGGTGGCCGTGGCCATGTCGGGTGGCGCCGTGGCGGGAGGCCATGACGATCCACCTGCCGTGCCGCCGACCGAATCCCTGCAGGACACCATCGCCGCACTCGATGCCGCGGTGTTCGACGCATTCAACACCTGCAGCGACCCCGCGCAGCTGGATCGACATGCCGGCTACTTCGCATCGGACGTCGAGTTCTATCACGACACCGGCGGGGTCACCCACTCGCGGACGAGCATGCTCCAGAACACCGCGAAGCATGTGTGCGGAAAGTTCCGACGCGAGCTCGTACCGGGAACCTTGAAGGTGTTCCCGATCAAGGATTACGGCGCCATCGAACAGGGGGCGCATCGCTTCTGCCACTTCGACAGTGGCAAGTGCGAAGGAATGGCCGACTTCGTCATCGTCTGGCACAACCAGAACGGACTCTGGAAGATCACCCGCGTCCTGAGCTACGGGCACCGTCCTAACGACTAG
- a CDS encoding VOC family protein: MLVVGFWCAPRRRRLGTMRSSQMCACAVRGPQRARTASCAHSARHLPWRSGMNLQRSKPWSRLSALCCALILGTSTPIAIAADARQLDRQPGYTNEIDHALLWGRSIDQVSMVMAMKLGFQVRPGRNPDGVANRYVRFGDRSYLELFGIERADAELDPGMQADQSSLHGAPGARTFGLRASNLEGTLALLKAQGFAPTPVFSASPDDPDGDGPSRPPRWRLFAFERSPLSSHLFYIDYSALEATPARVVDTRVAQEQPNGAQALTGIWLLSSDADADRRQLERMGFGGATPVRLRRIAAQGYRIQVGHKELLALQPAGPGTAAEALRDGGPQVLGISIEVQDIDRAQRRVERGYDVRIPRYQGSQGDAFLAPTQEDLGLLVEFHASKSGDS; the protein is encoded by the coding sequence ATGCTCGTGGTCGGCTTCTGGTGCGCGCCGAGGCGGCGACGGCTGGGGACGATGCGTTCCAGCCAGATGTGCGCATGCGCTGTGCGTGGTCCGCAGCGCGCGCGGACGGCTTCATGCGCGCACAGCGCACGCCACCTGCCATGGAGATCCGGAATGAACCTGCAACGATCCAAGCCATGGAGCCGCCTGTCGGCTCTGTGTTGCGCACTGATCCTGGGCACCTCGACGCCGATCGCGATCGCCGCCGATGCGAGGCAACTGGACAGGCAACCGGGATACACCAACGAGATCGACCATGCCCTGCTGTGGGGGCGCTCCATCGACCAGGTCAGCATGGTCATGGCGATGAAGCTTGGCTTCCAGGTGCGGCCGGGGCGCAATCCGGATGGCGTGGCCAACCGCTACGTGCGCTTCGGGGATCGCAGCTACCTTGAACTGTTCGGAATCGAGCGAGCGGACGCCGAGCTGGATCCAGGCATGCAGGCCGACCAATCCTCGCTGCATGGAGCCCCCGGCGCGCGCACCTTCGGCCTGCGCGCGTCGAACCTCGAAGGGACGCTGGCACTACTGAAGGCGCAGGGGTTCGCGCCGACGCCGGTCTTCAGCGCTTCGCCCGACGACCCCGATGGCGACGGACCTTCCAGGCCGCCCCGTTGGCGTCTGTTCGCTTTCGAGCGTTCGCCCTTGTCCAGCCATCTCTTCTACATCGACTATTCCGCGCTCGAAGCGACGCCGGCGCGCGTCGTCGATACTCGTGTCGCACAGGAGCAGCCCAATGGTGCCCAGGCGCTGACCGGGATCTGGCTGCTCTCGTCGGACGCGGATGCAGACCGCAGGCAGCTTGAACGCATGGGCTTCGGTGGCGCCACACCCGTCCGCCTTCGGCGGATCGCCGCACAGGGGTACCGCATCCAGGTCGGACACAAGGAGCTGCTCGCCCTGCAGCCGGCTGGCCCGGGAACCGCCGCGGAAGCGTTGCGCGATGGCGGCCCGCAAGTGCTTGGCATCAGCATCGAGGTGCAGGATATCGACCGCGCGCAACGACGCGTAGAACGTGGTTACGACGTCCGCATCCCACGCTATCAGGGGTCGCAGGGCGATGCGTTCCTGGCGCCGACGCAGGAGGACCTCGGCCTGCTGGTCGAATTCCATGCATCGAAATCCGGTGACTCGTAG
- a CDS encoding DUF6714 family protein yields the protein MSAFDPKRTLGFDYWRSGSMEVTKRRIRETIELAFDGVPRPSMSLRQFLLTDERGLAGDITEEEWRLAGIIRTDSRWQDISDLEIEHCECQLAHMQAEEFRYYLPAYMVYSIVHANRPIWESSVPGGVIFGLTPSSEAPLYNLLQYSLLQLDQRNAIAEFLRYMASNAAVYLREDAEGALTFWKECA from the coding sequence ATGTCAGCTTTCGACCCAAAGCGGACACTCGGGTTCGATTACTGGAGATCGGGAAGCATGGAGGTAACGAAGCGAAGGATTCGCGAGACTATCGAGCTTGCGTTTGACGGAGTTCCTCGACCGAGCATGTCACTTCGGCAGTTCCTGCTCACGGATGAGAGAGGATTGGCGGGTGACATCACGGAGGAGGAGTGGCGACTGGCTGGGATCATCAGAACGGACTCGAGATGGCAGGACATATCCGATCTTGAGATCGAGCACTGCGAGTGCCAGCTGGCCCACATGCAGGCAGAGGAGTTCCGCTATTACCTTCCGGCCTACATGGTGTACTCGATAGTTCATGCCAATAGACCCATCTGGGAAAGCTCTGTCCCTGGTGGCGTCATCTTCGGGCTTACTCCAAGCAGTGAAGCCCCCCTATACAACCTCTTGCAATACAGTCTTCTACAGCTCGATCAGCGCAATGCAATCGCGGAATTCCTCAGGTACATGGCGAGCAATGCGGCTGTGTACTTACGAGAGGATGCAGAAGGGGCGCTGACCTTCTGGAAAGAATGCGCCTGA
- a CDS encoding DUF885 domain-containing protein: protein MTRPLTLAIALSLATFASTPVFAAGAASKAAAATPAPPSWVGKSNEYARILLDAQAPFAPEDMSFMGVPGYDTLVTDLKPAFAARFRADTTRARDALESRRASERDANVRQDLEIMIRAADEAVATSALNEQLTLPWRDAPQIVFNGVRTLLSDQTPPERRALALERLKNYVGQGKETTPLTELAKARYAERVEDRTLLRPTKLEVEQALENVDTYVAGIRDLFGKHHVPGADAALAAMETQLKDYGQWMRTTVLPQARTDTRLPPPLYANQLRQIGVDIDPQLLVRRAQVEFMETRAAMAQLAPLVAKAHGLEVADPHDYVAVVRALKQDAIANDQLVGRYRTVIDAIDPIIRRERIVDVPNRPMVMRLGSEAESAVVSAPHLLPAPLVGNTGQQGQFVLPVSLATAGGKALQYDDFNFDAARWTLSAHEGRPGHELQFTAMIERGVSLARTMFAFNSVNVEGWALYAEAEMVPYEPLDGQLIALQFRLMRAARAMLDPMINLGQIDREDAGRILREKVGLSEAMTKQELDRYTFNSPGQAGAYFYGYSRILELRMETELALGDKFDRLAFNNFLLDQGLLPPDLLAKAVREQFIPAMRKGVALSVK from the coding sequence ATGACCAGACCGCTGACCCTCGCGATCGCACTTTCCCTTGCCACATTCGCGAGCACGCCTGTGTTTGCTGCCGGCGCTGCCAGCAAAGCCGCCGCCGCGACACCCGCGCCGCCGTCGTGGGTAGGAAAGAGCAACGAGTACGCCCGGATCCTGCTTGACGCGCAGGCTCCGTTCGCGCCCGAGGACATGTCGTTCATGGGCGTGCCCGGCTACGACACGCTCGTCACCGACTTGAAGCCGGCGTTCGCCGCCCGCTTCCGTGCGGACACCACGCGTGCCCGCGATGCGCTCGAATCCAGGCGTGCCTCCGAGCGCGATGCGAACGTGCGCCAGGATCTGGAAATCATGATCCGCGCTGCCGACGAGGCGGTCGCGACCAGTGCGCTCAACGAGCAACTGACGCTGCCCTGGCGTGACGCGCCGCAGATCGTGTTCAACGGCGTGCGCACCCTGCTGTCCGACCAGACCCCACCCGAGCGCCGCGCACTCGCACTCGAACGCCTGAAGAACTACGTCGGCCAGGGCAAGGAGACGACTCCCCTCACCGAACTCGCCAAGGCGCGCTATGCGGAGCGTGTCGAAGACCGCACGCTGCTGCGTCCCACGAAGCTGGAAGTCGAGCAGGCGCTGGAGAACGTCGACACCTACGTCGCCGGCATCCGTGATCTGTTCGGGAAGCATCACGTGCCCGGCGCCGATGCCGCGCTGGCCGCGATGGAAACGCAGCTGAAGGACTATGGCCAATGGATGCGCACGACCGTCCTGCCGCAGGCACGCACCGACACCCGCCTGCCGCCGCCGCTGTACGCCAACCAGCTCAGGCAGATCGGCGTCGACATCGACCCGCAGTTGCTGGTCCGCCGCGCGCAGGTGGAGTTCATGGAGACACGCGCGGCGATGGCGCAGCTCGCGCCACTGGTGGCGAAAGCGCACGGGCTGGAGGTCGCCGATCCGCACGACTACGTGGCCGTTGTGCGTGCGCTCAAGCAGGATGCGATTGCCAATGACCAGCTCGTGGGGCGCTACCGTACGGTCATCGATGCGATCGATCCGATCATCCGCAGGGAACGCATCGTCGACGTGCCGAACCGCCCGATGGTGATGCGCCTGGGCAGCGAGGCCGAATCCGCGGTGGTGTCGGCCCCGCACCTGCTGCCGGCGCCGCTGGTCGGCAACACCGGCCAGCAGGGCCAGTTCGTGTTGCCGGTGTCGCTGGCGACGGCGGGCGGCAAAGCGCTGCAGTACGACGATTTCAACTTCGATGCAGCGCGCTGGACGCTCTCCGCACACGAAGGTCGCCCGGGACACGAACTTCAGTTCACCGCGATGATCGAGCGCGGTGTCTCACTGGCGCGCACGATGTTCGCGTTCAACTCGGTCAACGTCGAAGGCTGGGCGTTGTACGCCGAAGCGGAGATGGTTCCCTACGAACCGCTGGACGGACAGCTGATCGCGCTGCAGTTCCGCCTGATGCGTGCGGCGCGCGCGATGCTCGATCCGATGATCAACCTGGGCCAGATCGACCGTGAAGACGCCGGTCGCATCCTGCGCGAGAAGGTCGGTCTGTCGGAGGCCATGACCAAACAGGAACTCGACCGCTACACCTTCAACTCGCCAGGGCAGGCGGGAGCCTACTTCTATGGCTACAGCCGCATCCTCGAGCTGCGCATGGAGACCGAACTGGCGCTGGGCGACAAGTTCGACCGGCTGGCGTTCAACAACTTCCTGCTCGACCAGGGCCTGTTGCCGCCGGACCTGCTGGCCAAGGCGGTGCGTGAGCAGTTCATCCCGGCGATGCGGAAGGGAGTGGCCCTTTCCGTGAAGTGA
- a CDS encoding ArsR/SmtB family transcription factor: MTEPAALTAVMRALADPTRRAVFERVVDVDEISVAELTRGSGVTQGAISQHLKSLKQAGLVIERPEGRNVYYRAQPDGLAPLVDWMSHYGVFWRERFADLRALLKDIDP, encoded by the coding sequence ATGACTGAACCCGCCGCCCTCACCGCCGTCATGCGTGCCCTGGCCGATCCGACGCGGCGTGCCGTGTTCGAACGCGTCGTCGATGTGGACGAGATCAGCGTTGCCGAACTCACCCGCGGCAGCGGGGTGACGCAGGGCGCGATCTCACAGCATCTGAAGTCGCTGAAACAAGCGGGGCTGGTCATCGAGCGCCCCGAAGGGCGCAACGTCTATTACCGCGCGCAACCCGATGGCCTGGCGCCGCTGGTCGACTGGATGAGCCATTACGGCGTCTTCTGGCGCGAGCGCTTCGCCGACCTGCGCGCGCTACTCAAGGACATCGATCCATGA
- a CDS encoding SRPBCC family protein, translating to MNDQRREPDTQSIVLDEVFPHASETIWKALTTGDLIARWMMAPRGFEPVVGNRFTFQTTPAGEWDGLIHCQVLDVVPCERLSYRWRGGHSDNLGYGAPLDTVVTWTLVKADHGTRVRLVHSGFVLPKNDTAFRNMSEGWKKVVRNLDAVAGDADALPASHDHATRH from the coding sequence ATGAACGATCAACGGCGGGAGCCAGACACTCAGTCCATCGTGCTCGACGAGGTGTTTCCGCATGCGTCGGAGACGATCTGGAAGGCGTTGACCACGGGCGATCTGATCGCGCGCTGGATGATGGCGCCGCGCGGCTTCGAACCGGTGGTCGGCAATCGCTTCACGTTCCAGACGACGCCAGCCGGTGAGTGGGATGGCCTCATCCATTGCCAGGTGCTGGACGTGGTGCCCTGCGAGCGCCTGAGCTATCGCTGGCGCGGCGGTCATTCGGACAACCTGGGCTATGGCGCGCCGCTGGACACGGTGGTGACCTGGACGCTGGTTAAAGCCGACCACGGCACGCGCGTGCGCCTGGTGCATTCGGGCTTCGTGCTGCCGAAGAACGACACGGCCTTCCGCAACATGAGCGAGGGCTGGAAGAAGGTGGTGCGCAATCTGGACGCTGTCGCGGGCGATGCGGACGCGCTGCCCGCATCGCACGACCACGCGACGCGGCACTGA
- a CDS encoding GFA family protein: protein MSQAYTGGCACGAIRYEISGEPVFMNDCQCRDCQHQSGTGHGSYLTFPRDGVTLEGSATHWDIVADSGNVKTRAFCPLCGSPVYMTFAAMPGVFTVHAASLDDPGRYRPQAVTYAMRGHAWDHLDPAIPVFQKMPG, encoded by the coding sequence ATGAGCCAGGCCTACACCGGCGGCTGCGCCTGCGGCGCGATCCGCTACGAGATCAGCGGCGAGCCGGTCTTCATGAACGATTGCCAGTGCCGCGATTGCCAGCACCAGAGCGGCACGGGACACGGGTCGTACCTGACGTTTCCGCGCGATGGCGTCACGCTGGAAGGCAGCGCAACGCACTGGGACATCGTCGCCGACAGCGGCAACGTGAAGACGCGCGCGTTCTGTCCCCTCTGCGGCTCGCCGGTCTACATGACCTTCGCGGCGATGCCCGGCGTGTTCACCGTGCATGCCGCAAGCCTGGACGACCCCGGGCGCTACCGGCCCCAGGCGGTGACGTACGCGATGCGCGGCCACGCATGGGACCACCTCGACCCGGCCATTCCGGTCTTCCAGAAGATGCCGGGCTGA
- a CDS encoding YkgJ family cysteine cluster protein, with product MDCRAHCGACCIAPSITSPIPGMPHGKPAGMPCVQLDDDYRCRLFGRPERPAFCASLRPTMEMCGASREAAMTTLAELERMTAPQA from the coding sequence ATGGACTGCCGCGCCCACTGCGGCGCGTGCTGCATCGCGCCGTCGATCACTTCGCCCATTCCCGGCATGCCGCACGGCAAACCCGCGGGCATGCCGTGCGTGCAACTGGACGATGATTACCGGTGCCGACTCTTCGGCAGGCCGGAACGCCCGGCCTTCTGCGCCTCGTTGCGACCGACGATGGAGATGTGCGGCGCATCGCGCGAGGCGGCGATGACGACGCTGGCCGAGCTGGAACGGATGACCGCTCCGCAGGCCTGA
- the aroE gene encoding shikimate dehydrogenase → MVKRFAVIGHPVAHSLSPRIHAAFGRQTGIALDYTAMDAPSESFDAILAAFAAEGGVGANVTLPHKGRAALACHTLSERARRAGAVNTLIRTATGWEGDNTDGVGLVRDLTERHGLDLRARRTLLIGAGGAARGVAPSLLDAGIGDLYIVNRTPERADALADALAMPGRVHPRYLRDIGSLGTFDLIINATSAARDASLPMLQVALANPRTAAVDLSYGEVAIPFLAWARAAGAHDCIDGLGMLVEQAAESFQRWHGVRPETDEIYETLREHRAELVTAD, encoded by the coding sequence GTGGTCAAGCGGTTCGCCGTCATCGGCCATCCGGTCGCGCATTCGCTGTCGCCACGCATCCATGCCGCGTTCGGCCGACAGACCGGGATCGCGCTGGACTATACGGCGATGGACGCCCCCTCGGAGTCGTTCGATGCCATCCTCGCCGCGTTCGCGGCCGAAGGCGGCGTGGGCGCGAACGTCACGCTGCCGCACAAGGGGCGCGCGGCGTTGGCGTGCCACACGCTGAGCGAGCGCGCGCGTCGCGCCGGCGCGGTCAACACGCTCATCCGCACCGCCACCGGCTGGGAAGGCGACAACACCGACGGCGTGGGGCTGGTTCGCGATCTCACCGAACGCCACGGCCTGGACCTGCGCGCGCGCCGCACGCTGCTGATCGGTGCAGGCGGTGCTGCGCGCGGCGTGGCGCCGTCGCTGCTGGATGCGGGCATCGGCGATCTGTACATCGTCAACCGCACGCCCGAACGCGCAGACGCGCTGGCCGATGCGCTGGCCATGCCCGGCCGCGTGCATCCGCGCTACCTGCGCGACATCGGTTCGCTCGGCACGTTCGACCTGATCATCAACGCCACATCCGCCGCGCGCGATGCCTCGCTGCCGATGCTGCAGGTGGCGCTTGCGAATCCGCGCACTGCCGCGGTGGACCTGAGCTACGGCGAGGTGGCGATCCCGTTCCTCGCGTGGGCACGTGCGGCCGGCGCGCACGACTGCATCGACGGCCTGGGCATGCTGGTCGAGCAGGCGGCCGAAAGCTTCCAGCGCTGGCACGGCGTCCGCCCGGAAACGGACGAGATCTACGAGACCCTGCGCGAACATCGCGCGGAGCTGGTCACCGCCGATTGA
- a CDS encoding TolB family protein → MRRRTALARGVPSVLTCVVVGVVLSGPASAFLSEFGIEGMGVVSTKASEIRGSVSPDGQHIVWGSTDREGGAGGWDLWQARLKDGRWQDAKPVSVNSAANDFDPLFSADGQWLYFFSNRPGGAGGDDLYRAPVKADGSVGAAENLGRGVNTRGDEWAPTPSRDGRHLLFASDGHGGKGGHDLFVARWDGKAFVDAQPVPGVNTKADEFDAAWLGDGRTLVYARSQDPATRPVRLFVAHCDGAAYDDAGPLKLSFNTDDATTLGPALDWNKPGELLVSGAAKAPRAGKLDLYRMKAPAVEGKEGCVR, encoded by the coding sequence ATGCGACGCAGGACGGCCTTGGCGCGTGGAGTTCCGAGTGTACTGACGTGCGTCGTCGTCGGTGTCGTGTTGTCCGGGCCGGCGTCGGCCTTCCTGTCCGAATTCGGCATCGAAGGGATGGGCGTCGTGTCGACCAAAGCCAGCGAGATCCGCGGCAGCGTCAGTCCGGACGGCCAGCATATCGTCTGGGGCAGTACCGACCGTGAAGGCGGTGCCGGTGGCTGGGATCTGTGGCAGGCGCGCCTGAAGGACGGCCGCTGGCAGGACGCGAAGCCGGTTTCGGTCAACTCCGCGGCCAACGACTTCGACCCGCTGTTCAGTGCCGACGGCCAATGGCTCTATTTCTTCTCTAATCGCCCGGGCGGCGCCGGCGGCGACGACCTGTACCGCGCGCCGGTCAAGGCCGATGGCAGCGTAGGCGCGGCGGAAAACCTGGGCCGCGGTGTGAACACGCGCGGGGACGAATGGGCGCCCACGCCGTCGCGCGACGGCCGACACCTGCTGTTCGCCAGTGACGGACACGGCGGCAAGGGTGGCCATGACCTGTTCGTCGCGCGCTGGGATGGCAAGGCGTTCGTAGACGCCCAGCCCGTGCCGGGCGTGAACACGAAAGCCGACGAGTTCGATGCGGCGTGGCTGGGCGATGGGCGCACGCTCGTCTACGCGCGCTCGCAGGACCCGGCGACCCGGCCGGTGCGCCTGTTCGTCGCGCACTGCGACGGCGCGGCCTATGACGATGCAGGCCCGCTGAAGCTGTCGTTCAACACCGACGACGCCACCACGCTTGGCCCCGCGCTGGACTGGAACAAGCCCGGTGAACTGCTGGTCAGCGGCGCGGCCAAGGCCCCGCGAGCGGGCAAGCTGGACCTGTACCGGATGAAAGCGCCGGCCGTGGAAGGGAAGGAGGGCTGCGTGCGATGA
- a CDS encoding GNAT family N-acetyltransferase — MKAPDGVGDAVSTSATLRRARQDDAAQLARLSAQLGYPQDEAAFASRLRRLLISADHPVVVATDDDRTLLGFIALERRLMLETGERVEIVGLVVDDAARRRGIGQALVRAAEDWARAIGVPEMMVRSNVVRAESHPFYEDAGFERAKTQHVYRKRL; from the coding sequence GTGAAGGCGCCTGACGGCGTGGGTGACGCGGTGTCGACGTCGGCCACGCTGCGCCGCGCACGCCAGGACGATGCCGCGCAGCTTGCGCGCCTGTCCGCGCAGCTGGGCTATCCGCAGGACGAAGCGGCATTCGCCTCGCGCCTGCGCCGGTTGCTCATCAGTGCCGACCATCCCGTCGTCGTCGCCACCGACGACGACCGTACCTTGCTGGGCTTCATCGCGCTGGAGCGCCGCCTGATGCTGGAAACGGGCGAACGCGTGGAGATCGTCGGCCTGGTGGTCGACGACGCCGCGCGCCGGCGCGGCATCGGCCAGGCGCTGGTGCGTGCGGCGGAAGACTGGGCGCGCGCGATCGGCGTGCCGGAGATGATGGTGCGTTCGAACGTGGTGCGCGCCGAGTCGCATCCGTTCTATGAAGACGCGGGATTCGAACGGGCCAAGACCCAGCACGTCTACCGAAAGCGGCTGTAG
- the hemB gene encoding porphobilinogen synthase yields MSSYPHARPRRMRRDEFSRRLMRESVLTTNDLIYPVFVHERDGREAVASMPGVERLSIDELLRVAEQAAELRVPALTLFGVPDVAGKTADGAIAWREDGIVQRAVRALKQRFPELGVITDVALDPYTTHGQDGLIDDTGYILNDVTVDALVKQAISHAQAGADVVAPSDMMDGRIGAIRGALEGEGLVNTRILAYSAKYASAYYGPFRSAVGSAAALGKGNKHTYQMDPANSDEALTEVALDLDEGADMVMVKPGLPYLDIVRRVKDEFRVPTYVYQVSGEYAMLKAAAQNGWLDERAAAMEALLAFKRAGADGVLTYYALDAARWLREGA; encoded by the coding sequence ATGAGCAGCTACCCCCACGCACGCCCGCGACGGATGCGTCGCGATGAGTTCTCGCGCCGCCTGATGCGCGAGTCGGTCCTCACCACCAACGACCTGATCTACCCGGTCTTCGTGCACGAGCGCGATGGCCGCGAAGCCGTGGCGTCCATGCCCGGCGTGGAACGCCTGTCGATCGACGAGCTGTTGCGCGTGGCCGAACAGGCCGCGGAACTGCGCGTGCCGGCACTGACGCTGTTCGGCGTGCCCGACGTCGCCGGCAAGACCGCAGACGGCGCGATCGCGTGGCGCGAGGACGGCATCGTCCAGCGCGCGGTGCGCGCGCTCAAGCAGCGTTTCCCCGAGCTGGGCGTCATCACCGACGTCGCGCTGGATCCGTACACCACGCACGGCCAGGACGGCCTGATCGACGACACCGGCTACATCCTCAACGACGTCACCGTCGATGCACTCGTGAAGCAGGCGATCTCGCACGCGCAGGCCGGCGCCGACGTGGTCGCGCCCAGCGACATGATGGACGGCCGCATCGGCGCCATCCGCGGCGCGCTGGAAGGCGAAGGCCTGGTCAACACGCGCATCCTCGCCTACAGCGCGAAGTACGCCAGCGCGTACTACGGCCCGTTCCGCAGCGCGGTGGGTTCGGCCGCGGCGCTGGGCAAGGGCAACAAGCACACCTACCAGATGGATCCGGCCAATTCCGATGAAGCGCTGACCGAAGTCGCGCTGGACCTGGACGAAGGCGCCGACATGGTGATGGTGAAGCCGGGCCTGCCGTACCTGGACATCGTGCGTCGCGTGAAGGACGAGTTCCGCGTGCCCACCTACGTCTACCAGGTGAGCGGCGAGTACGCGATGCTCAAGGCCGCCGCGCAGAACGGCTGGCTCGACGAGCGCGCGGCCGCGATGGAAGCGCTGCTCGCGTTCAAGCGCGCCGGTGCCGACGGCGTGCTCACCTACTACGCGCTCGACGCGGCGCGCTGGCTGCGTGAAGGCGCCTGA